A single region of the Epinephelus fuscoguttatus linkage group LG14, E.fuscoguttatus.final_Chr_v1 genome encodes:
- the htr1d gene encoding 5-hydroxytryptamine receptor 1D: MELDNSSLDYFSSNFTEIPDTTTTPPWNETTLLGLQISLSALLALVTLATVLSNAFVIATIFLTRKLHTPANFLIGSLAVTDLLVSILVMPISIVYTVSKTWSLGQIVCDIWLSSDITFCTASILHLCVIALDRYWAITDALEYSKRRTMRRAAVMVGVVWVISISISMPPLFWRQAKAHEELTECMVNTDQISYTLYSTFGAFYVPTVLLIILYGRIYVAARSRIFKTPSASGKRFTTAQLIQTSAGSSLCSLNSASNQEAHLHSGSAGGGGGSPLFMNSVKVKLADSVLERKRLCAARERKATKTLGIILGAFIVCWLPFFVGTLVMAICKECWFDPVLFDIFTWLGYLNSLINPVIYTVFNDEFKQAFQKLIKFRRCS, from the coding sequence ATGGAGCTGGATAATAGCTCACTGGACTACTTTAGCAGCAACTTCACAGAGATTCCCGACACCACAACAACACCACCCTGGAACGAAACCACGCTGCTCGGCCTCCAGATCTCCCTGTCTGCACTCCTAGCTCTTGTCACCCTGGCTACTGTGCTCTCTAACGCCTTTGTCATTGCCACCATCTTTCTAACCAGAAAGCTCCACACCCCTGCTAACTTCCTGATCGGCTCCCTCGCCGTCACAGACCTGCTGGTGTCTATTTTAGTCATGCCAATCAGCATCGTCTACACCGTCAGCAAGACCTGGTCGCTGGGGCAGATTGTCTGCGACATCTGGCTGTCGTCTGATATCACCTTCTGCACGGCCTCCATCTTGCACCTGTGTGTGATCGCATTGGACCGCTACTGGGCCATCACAGACGCGCTGGAGTACTCGAAACGCCGCACCATGCGCCGGGCAGCAGTCATGGTTGGGGTGGTGTGGGTGATCTCCATATCGATTTCCATGCCTCCACTTTTCTGGCGGCAGGCCAAAGCCCACGAGGAGCTGACAGAGTGCATGGTGAATACTGATCAGATCTCTTACACCCTATACTCCACCTTCGGCGCCTTCTACGTCCCCACAGTGCTCCTCATCATCCTCTACGGACGGATCTATGtcgccgcccgctcccgcatCTTTAAGACACCTTCTGCCTCTGGGAAACGTTTCACCACAGCACAGCTCATCCAGACCTCTGCAGgctcctctctctgttctcttAATTCTGCCTCCAACCAGGAAGCACACCTACACTCTGGCAgcgcaggaggagggggagggtcGCCTCTGTTCATGAATAGTGTGAAAGTGAAGTTGGCAGACAGCGTGCTGGAGAGGAAACGTCTGTGCGCGGCTCGGGAGAGGAAAGCGACCAAGACGCTGGGCATCATCCTGGGCGCTTTCATTGTCTGTTGGCTCCCGTTCTTTGTGGGCACGCTTGTCATGGCCATATGTAAAGAGTGCTGGTTTGATCCAGTGCTTTTTGATATATTTACCTGGCTGGGATACCTGAACTCCCTCATCAATCCTGTTATCTACACCGTATTCAACGATGAGTTCAAACAGGCTTTCCAAAAACTCATTAAATTCAGACGATGCTCCTGA